A region of Natrinema sp. CBA1119 DNA encodes the following proteins:
- a CDS encoding Cdc6/Cdc18 family protein has translation MTDNEEPDGGGDSSITDQQLDDFDTNREGSSASEISSASEEIQRQDSDDPANDPLFVREGDEDGSSTQIWADRDLLSIGTVPGPDRIVGRDTEIQSVAGEIRHLIHESQPNHVVIYGETGTGKSLVSRHVSDRLVDTATARNVPAASVYVECKKNNTETRVARTIARALSDKSDSDIDIPRIGLGSAEYYDYAYDIIDEYYDGLIVILDEIDMVDNAEGLLHELSRAREAGHTDAYIGIIAISNDIDFGQKLNARVQSSMRTTDFVFEPYQSDQIEQILEYRRDAFHDGVVQDGVITETADRSADEHGDARKAVDVLRIAGDIADDADAEVVSPKHVDKAVKRAEVNRVKETIESTSPQSKLVLYTLGRLTGSNNRRFRTSGIYSQYETTCGDVGADPLSYDRVSQILSTFALMGISESHQVGGGHKQGVYLEHQLIKDKDVVMKAVVESDERLSELHNGTYEI, from the coding sequence ATGACAGACAATGAAGAACCAGATGGTGGAGGTGATTCGTCTATCACGGACCAGCAGCTGGATGATTTCGATACAAACAGGGAGGGCAGTTCTGCTTCTGAAATCTCGTCGGCCTCGGAGGAAATCCAACGACAAGACTCGGACGATCCGGCAAATGACCCGTTGTTCGTTCGGGAGGGCGATGAAGACGGTTCTTCAACTCAGATCTGGGCAGATCGAGATTTACTCTCAATTGGAACAGTTCCTGGCCCTGATCGCATCGTCGGTCGTGACACGGAAATCCAATCGGTAGCTGGAGAAATCCGACACCTCATTCACGAATCACAACCAAACCACGTCGTCATTTATGGCGAAACCGGAACTGGAAAATCACTTGTCAGCCGTCACGTGTCCGACCGTCTCGTTGATACTGCCACGGCACGTAACGTTCCCGCTGCAAGCGTCTACGTTGAGTGCAAGAAGAATAATACCGAAACACGAGTGGCCCGAACAATCGCTCGTGCGCTAAGCGACAAATCTGATTCTGATATAGATATCCCTCGTATCGGTTTAGGTTCCGCCGAGTACTACGATTACGCCTACGACATTATCGACGAGTACTACGATGGGCTCATTGTCATCCTTGACGAGATCGACATGGTTGATAACGCTGAGGGGCTCCTCCATGAACTCTCGCGGGCTCGAGAAGCTGGTCACACCGATGCATATATCGGAATCATTGCTATCAGCAACGATATCGATTTCGGACAAAAACTCAACGCACGCGTTCAGAGTTCAATGCGGACGACGGACTTCGTCTTTGAACCATACCAAAGCGATCAGATCGAGCAGATCCTGGAATATCGACGAGACGCGTTCCATGATGGTGTCGTTCAAGACGGCGTCATAACCGAGACTGCCGACCGGTCGGCGGATGAACACGGTGATGCGAGAAAGGCAGTCGACGTCCTACGAATTGCTGGTGACATCGCTGACGACGCCGATGCCGAGGTCGTTAGTCCAAAACATGTCGACAAAGCAGTCAAGCGTGCAGAGGTTAATCGAGTCAAGGAGACGATCGAGAGCACCTCACCACAGTCTAAACTCGTTCTCTACACTCTCGGTCGCTTGACTGGCTCGAATAATCGCCGCTTCCGCACCTCTGGTATCTACAGTCAATACGAGACGACCTGTGGTGACGTCGGTGCTGATCCTCTCTCATATGATCGAGTGAGCCAGATTCTCAGCACGTTCGCGCTAATGGGAATCTCTGAGTCTCACCAGGTCGGTGGCGGACACAAACAGGGTGTCTATCTGGAACACCAGCTTATCAAGGACAAAGATGTAGTAATGAAGGCAGTTGTAGAGAGCGATGAACGGCTTTCAGAACTTCACAACGGGACCTACGAGATTTAA
- a CDS encoding DUF5805 domain-containing protein, with amino-acid sequence MEKSAKGPTEDVQGIFEDVIVQNLSTPKGISEGELLELITKDLEQQFSDQFEDLLEEGRIEYLPTKGRLVKQ; translated from the coding sequence TTGGAGAAAAGCGCGAAAGGCCCAACCGAAGATGTTCAAGGTATTTTCGAGGACGTGATCGTACAGAACCTCTCAACACCAAAAGGAATCAGCGAAGGTGAACTACTCGAGTTGATCACGAAAGATCTCGAACAGCAGTTCTCCGATCAGTTTGAGGATCTACTGGAAGAGGGCCGAATTGAATATCTTCCGACCAAAGGAAGGCTGGTGAAACAATGA
- a CDS encoding exodeoxyribonuclease V subunit beta, with product MTEDPEEIQLTEEQEDALVQGRNVAITAGAGTGKTTTLTERYVTILAENPSLTPENIVTITFTRKAAAELTERVREEVYDRLEAVDSPEAYHRWRNVLDDLEDGYVHTIHAFCTRLLRERAVEAPVPLGFDVLDEDGAATLQREVVTEFLERNQDDDDVELLAQLWSRDQLVDVLTGLLDERPQSESVLKEWRDAEVDDYVDICWEVVCDLDVVDARQTLYADGLLERLRTVAGRVDREAAIGDEDGFRAYRTFTEVAATLSDDQEESDPRDCQRAILELYEACEKKNGGLYSSSGYVVGDRDEWNEYGDVYDDLKDAIDAVIAAVEPHADAVETTPGELEANSAHYALALMRVFDDVLAAYADEKERRDTLDFPDVIETTLKFLRANDAVTERLQDQFAAVMVDEFQDTDPRQWELVRLLTGVDEQTASNVFLVGDEKQSIYGFRGADVTTFGAARAELQTVNEARGVDDVPDSEAESPTALELSGNFRTLDEPLSFLNELFEYLFQPEGDTHKPYEAPPQTLTTQRDRVEDIEGLTGSVEYLAVPDDADTAAELFGGDHPVAEGALDHTIEAEAQALAVRLTNLFDDPPTVQDPDTGVHRDATPDDTAILLRRRTHLDRYQRALEEYDIPYTVVGGVGFYDTPEVQALTNLLRVLGDPQDDVSLYGVLRSPLFGFTDDRLAPAVAEADSVWDALAETDDPQLADAFDLLTTWRTLSGCATPSEDGVLPWNRLLSRVIDDTGYLASVSADERGYQAVANVEKFRDQVRTWSENGVHTAAGLLHRIDRQAEIDPREGEADIPGDVEGVRIMTIHAAKGLEFPIVTVPDLGSDLNFGRSVDDHGYVRLVEGTTDAPPIPAVGGPHPNDAFSIEKTAVHEYADRRSLPQERAESKRLLYVACTRTRDHLLLCGTHDIDIDESGHIELGEPDDFDEASRWRDWLQPILFDDHELVAEAFHDGATDARIGDAPYTIQAPPRPVEWQSEAPTEELDPAITVPSPPERQAAVRVAATTLVSAVADASEDGHSYTSGDGTVGLSPTTFGTVVHRLNELRPPRKEWPSFIRQLSRMGSEEPTDDDLQAAVSHAQDAIRFVDETEADLPLEATYDEYSVVARLDDSRIVGDIDRLLVTPDAYHIIDYKTNDLSSTTTDTLADHYRPQMLAYALALFQHDPARQVRASLRFTDVGVEERFEWQRSELADIESELRSMLELVS from the coding sequence ATGACTGAGGACCCCGAGGAGATTCAGCTCACAGAGGAACAGGAGGACGCGCTCGTCCAGGGCCGGAACGTCGCGATCACTGCCGGCGCCGGGACAGGGAAGACGACAACGCTCACCGAGCGGTACGTGACGATACTGGCCGAGAACCCGTCACTCACGCCCGAGAACATTGTCACGATCACCTTCACGCGAAAGGCTGCTGCCGAACTGACTGAGCGCGTTCGGGAGGAGGTGTACGACCGGCTCGAGGCTGTTGACTCACCAGAGGCCTACCACCGCTGGCGAAACGTTCTCGACGACCTGGAAGACGGCTACGTCCACACCATTCACGCGTTCTGTACGCGGCTCTTGCGAGAACGGGCCGTCGAGGCTCCGGTCCCGCTCGGCTTCGACGTGCTCGACGAAGACGGCGCCGCGACACTCCAACGCGAAGTCGTGACGGAGTTCCTCGAACGCAACCAGGACGATGACGACGTGGAGCTCCTTGCTCAGCTTTGGAGTCGTGACCAGCTGGTCGATGTACTCACTGGACTACTCGATGAGCGCCCACAGAGCGAGTCCGTCCTCAAGGAGTGGCGTGACGCCGAGGTCGACGACTACGTCGATATCTGCTGGGAGGTCGTTTGTGATCTCGACGTCGTCGACGCCCGACAGACGCTGTATGCGGACGGACTCCTTGAGCGGCTACGCACAGTCGCGGGCCGCGTCGACCGCGAGGCCGCTATCGGCGACGAGGACGGTTTTCGGGCCTACCGGACCTTCACCGAGGTCGCGGCGACACTCTCGGACGACCAAGAGGAAAGCGATCCCCGCGACTGTCAGCGGGCAATTCTCGAGCTGTACGAGGCCTGTGAGAAGAAGAACGGTGGCCTGTACAGCAGTTCGGGGTACGTCGTCGGTGACCGGGACGAGTGGAATGAGTACGGTGACGTCTACGACGACCTGAAGGACGCTATCGACGCGGTCATCGCGGCCGTCGAACCGCACGCGGATGCAGTCGAGACGACACCCGGTGAGCTCGAAGCAAACAGCGCCCATTACGCGCTGGCTCTGATGCGGGTCTTCGATGACGTCCTCGCCGCCTATGCCGACGAGAAAGAGCGTCGCGATACGCTCGACTTCCCCGACGTGATCGAGACGACGCTCAAGTTCTTGCGAGCTAACGATGCGGTCACGGAGCGGCTTCAAGACCAGTTTGCGGCCGTGATGGTCGACGAGTTCCAAGACACGGACCCGCGCCAGTGGGAGCTGGTCAGGCTCCTCACGGGCGTCGACGAGCAGACGGCGTCGAACGTCTTCCTGGTCGGCGACGAGAAACAGAGTATCTACGGATTCCGTGGGGCCGACGTGACGACGTTCGGGGCGGCGAGAGCGGAACTCCAGACTGTCAACGAAGCCCGTGGGGTCGACGACGTCCCTGACAGCGAGGCCGAGAGTCCGACCGCGCTCGAACTCTCTGGGAACTTCCGGACGCTGGACGAGCCGCTGTCGTTCCTGAATGAGCTCTTCGAGTACCTGTTCCAACCGGAGGGGGACACCCACAAACCCTACGAAGCGCCACCACAGACGCTGACCACACAGCGCGACCGAGTCGAAGACATCGAGGGACTCACCGGCAGCGTCGAGTATCTCGCTGTGCCCGACGACGCCGACACGGCGGCGGAACTCTTCGGCGGTGACCATCCGGTTGCTGAAGGTGCGCTCGACCACACCATCGAGGCCGAGGCGCAAGCGCTCGCTGTTCGACTGACCAACCTGTTCGACGATCCACCGACAGTCCAAGACCCCGACACGGGTGTTCATCGCGACGCTACGCCGGACGACACGGCAATCCTCCTCCGCCGGCGAACCCATCTGGATCGGTATCAGCGGGCCCTTGAGGAGTACGACATTCCCTATACTGTCGTCGGTGGCGTCGGATTCTATGATACGCCCGAGGTCCAGGCGCTGACGAACCTACTTCGGGTACTTGGTGATCCGCAGGACGACGTCTCTCTCTATGGGGTGCTTCGGTCCCCGCTGTTTGGCTTCACCGATGACCGCCTCGCTCCGGCAGTTGCCGAGGCTGATTCAGTGTGGGATGCACTCGCCGAGACGGACGATCCACAGCTCGCGGATGCTTTCGACCTCCTCACGACATGGCGGACCCTTAGTGGCTGCGCGACGCCGTCTGAAGATGGCGTCCTCCCGTGGAACCGTCTGTTGTCCCGAGTGATCGACGACACGGGGTATCTGGCGAGCGTGAGTGCTGACGAACGCGGTTACCAGGCCGTCGCGAACGTCGAGAAGTTCCGCGACCAGGTCCGTACTTGGAGCGAGAACGGTGTTCACACAGCTGCTGGGTTGCTCCACCGGATCGACCGCCAAGCAGAGATCGACCCCCGAGAAGGGGAGGCTGACATCCCCGGCGATGTGGAGGGCGTCCGGATAATGACGATTCACGCCGCGAAGGGACTCGAGTTCCCAATCGTCACTGTTCCCGATCTCGGAAGTGACCTCAATTTCGGGCGGTCCGTCGATGACCACGGCTATGTCCGCCTCGTCGAGGGGACGACTGATGCTCCACCGATTCCTGCCGTGGGTGGTCCCCACCCCAACGATGCGTTCTCAATCGAGAAGACGGCAGTCCACGAATATGCTGATCGTCGCTCGCTCCCGCAAGAGCGTGCGGAGTCCAAACGACTGCTCTACGTGGCCTGTACCCGAACCCGGGACCACCTGCTGCTGTGTGGAACACACGACATCGATATCGATGAGTCTGGCCACATCGAACTCGGTGAGCCAGATGATTTCGACGAGGCCAGTCGATGGCGGGATTGGCTCCAGCCCATTCTGTTTGACGACCATGAGCTAGTCGCTGAGGCTTTCCACGATGGAGCTACAGACGCTCGAATTGGTGATGCCCCATACACCATTCAGGCGCCACCTCGGCCGGTTGAATGGCAATCTGAGGCTCCGACTGAAGAGTTAGACCCTGCGATTACTGTCCCTTCCCCGCCGGAACGTCAGGCTGCCGTTCGCGTTGCCGCGACGACCCTCGTCAGTGCTGTTGCGGATGCCTCCGAAGACGGACACAGCTACACGTCGGGGGATGGGACAGTCGGATTGAGTCCCACCACCTTTGGAACTGTTGTCCATCGGCTCAATGAGCTCCGTCCCCCACGAAAAGAGTGGCCCTCGTTTATTCGTCAATTGAGTCGTATGGGGAGCGAGGAACCGACGGATGACGATCTCCAAGCGGCCGTGAGCCATGCCCAGGATGCGATCCGGTTCGTCGATGAAACTGAGGCGGACCTCCCACTCGAAGCGACCTATGACGAGTACTCAGTTGTCGCTCGTCTTGATGATTCCCGCATAGTGGGTGATATTGACCGTCTTCTGGTCACTCCTGATGCGTATCATATCATCGACTACAAGACGAACGATCTGTCGTCGACGACGACTGATACCCTCGCTGACCACTATCGGCCGCAAATGCTTGCCTACGCTCTCGCGCTCTTCCAGCACGATCCCGCCCGGCAGGTACGTGCTTCACTCCGGTTTACCGATGTTGGGGTGGAAGAACGGTTTGAGTGGCAACGGAGTGAACTGGCTGATATCGAATCTGAACTTCGCTCTATGTTGGAGCTCGTCTCCTGA
- a CDS encoding PadR family transcriptional regulator: protein MYDLTGFQRDLLYAITGFDEPHGLAIKDELENYYEKEIHHGRLYPNLDTLVDKGLVDKSEKDQRTNIYNVTSRGRREIEARREWEGQYVDL from the coding sequence ATGTACGATTTAACCGGGTTCCAGCGAGACCTGCTGTACGCGATTACCGGGTTCGACGAGCCTCACGGCCTCGCGATCAAAGACGAACTGGAGAACTACTACGAGAAAGAGATTCATCACGGCCGACTGTATCCCAACCTGGATACCCTTGTCGACAAAGGTCTGGTCGATAAGAGTGAAAAGGACCAGCGAACGAACATCTACAACGTCACCAGTCGAGGCCGACGAGAGATTGAGGCCCGGCGAGAGTGGGAAGGTCAATACGTTGACCTCTGA
- a CDS encoding IS1595 family transposase gives MSSAQPAFGAMFRELIELGVVEIDTEPLDARIERRLKEFWENTSCPRCGHTSVQTWPHLDRVWCRDCNFKPVYTYGTPFHEKHLTCGEVLLAFTFYADTLLSINQIAPLLGRAYKTVHTAIREVEAVIHRGFPVVWDLLDQTIDGPTQVDESGTVCSGYKGQEPPRSSRSRGGSSQTGRSRWRGRHGDQLTLVAACRDSLRVIRGKFGIDFSGDLEPVIQEAEDLSQPLGEVWTDGLQAYREMERDHRTVVHKERYVSPDGVHINQAECLFSLVQPWLRKFRGLSKQGLGQAAHTFGIVRSLNLAGESVDSTIDCIVIGAFRSST, from the coding sequence ATGTCTTCTGCTCAGCCGGCGTTCGGCGCGATGTTTCGAGAGCTGATTGAGCTGGGCGTCGTCGAGATTGACACGGAGCCGCTCGATGCCCGCATCGAGCGGCGACTCAAGGAATTCTGGGAGAATACGTCCTGTCCACGGTGCGGGCACACTTCCGTTCAAACGTGGCCCCATCTCGACCGCGTGTGGTGCCGTGACTGCAACTTCAAGCCGGTCTATACCTACGGAACGCCCTTTCACGAGAAGCACCTCACCTGCGGCGAGGTACTTCTTGCGTTCACGTTCTACGCCGATACATTGCTTAGTATCAACCAGATCGCGCCTTTGCTCGGGCGGGCCTACAAAACCGTTCACACAGCTATTCGGGAGGTAGAAGCCGTGATCCATCGCGGCTTCCCCGTCGTCTGGGACCTCCTCGACCAGACCATCGATGGCCCGACGCAAGTTGACGAGTCTGGCACAGTCTGTTCGGGCTACAAGGGACAAGAGCCGCCGCGAAGCAGCCGTTCTCGCGGCGGCTCGTCCCAAACTGGCCGCTCACGCTGGCGGGGCCGCCACGGTGATCAGCTGACGCTCGTCGCGGCGTGCCGCGACTCGCTTCGCGTGATCCGCGGCAAATTCGGTATCGACTTCAGCGGTGATCTTGAGCCAGTCATTCAGGAGGCTGAAGACCTCTCCCAGCCACTGGGAGAGGTCTGGACTGACGGACTCCAAGCCTACAGAGAAATGGAGCGTGACCACCGAACAGTCGTACACAAAGAGAGATACGTATCGCCCGACGGCGTCCACATTAACCAAGCTGAGTGCCTCTTTTCACTTGTTCAACCGTGGCTACGGAAGTTCCGCGGCCTGTCCAAGCAGGGCTTGGGACAGGCCGCTCATACCTTCGGCATCGTTCGGTCGCTCAACTTGGCTGGTGAATCCGTCGATTCAACCATTGATTGTATCGTTATCGGGGCTTTCCGCAGTTCTACATAA
- a CDS encoding phage integrase SAM-like domain-containing protein: MIDDRSFRPKSALDDSFERYLQDKGKGRGGDGGNYRRNAGRELERFAEWADGDRGDDWTGIVPDNVDREPTFEDLDERVFREYARHLVGDRGLKQNTVQTYYRYLSAWCGWCVNEGYLEAHYAQRASAMAPLPEDDGRKPGDQQAWTSEQRHALTQHADERARDAIEAYTALPDDTDPLDRQRARYTALKAARDRALVFVLAYTAVRVGELLRDPNDPRRRGVQWEEISIDDGSMDVYRKKQQWDAASLPDPVISPLRSYHQLTDPPTEQWPVFPTFDQRTLATLVQDELADRGERPDAIDERRGEYARDLLLALDEDVRPPSITTDGARSILQQLSEDFDINIDHPKHNYLAPHGGRRGMGEVLVRAFGYTVAARYLDNSEEMVRERYSHIEAGELGDVATEALSEIDG, encoded by the coding sequence ATGATCGACGATCGTTCGTTCCGTCCTAAAAGCGCTCTCGATGACAGCTTCGAGCGCTATCTTCAGGACAAGGGGAAAGGCCGCGGTGGGGACGGCGGGAACTACCGACGCAACGCAGGGCGCGAACTCGAACGGTTCGCCGAGTGGGCCGACGGCGACCGCGGCGACGACTGGACCGGGATCGTTCCCGACAACGTCGACCGAGAGCCGACCTTCGAGGACCTTGACGAACGCGTCTTTCGAGAGTACGCCCGACACCTCGTCGGTGATCGAGGGCTCAAACAGAACACTGTACAAACCTATTACCGTTATCTCTCTGCGTGGTGTGGCTGGTGCGTCAATGAGGGCTACCTTGAGGCACACTATGCCCAGCGGGCAAGCGCGATGGCACCGCTCCCCGAGGATGACGGCCGCAAGCCCGGCGACCAGCAGGCCTGGACGTCCGAGCAGCGTCACGCCCTCACCCAGCACGCCGACGAGCGAGCCCGCGACGCCATTGAGGCGTACACGGCACTCCCCGATGATACTGACCCTCTCGACAGGCAACGAGCCCGATATACGGCACTGAAAGCCGCTCGTGACCGTGCCCTCGTATTCGTCCTTGCGTACACAGCTGTCCGTGTCGGAGAACTGCTCCGGGACCCGAACGACCCGCGCCGGCGAGGGGTCCAGTGGGAGGAGATTTCTATCGACGACGGGAGTATGGACGTCTATCGGAAGAAACAACAGTGGGATGCCGCGAGCCTACCCGATCCCGTGATCTCTCCACTTCGGAGCTATCACCAGCTTACGGACCCACCGACGGAGCAGTGGCCGGTGTTCCCAACGTTCGACCAGCGGACGCTTGCGACGCTCGTGCAGGACGAGCTGGCTGATCGAGGGGAACGCCCAGATGCAATCGACGAGCGACGTGGCGAGTATGCTCGTGACCTGTTGCTGGCTCTCGACGAGGACGTTCGACCGCCATCGATCACGACGGATGGCGCACGGTCGATTCTCCAGCAACTCTCGGAAGACTTCGATATCAACATTGACCATCCAAAGCATAATTATCTCGCACCTCACGGCGGTCGACGTGGGATGGGCGAGGTTCTTGTCCGCGCGTTTGGATACACGGTTGCAGCCCGATATCTCGACAATTCAGAGGAGATGGTGCGGGAGCGGTACTCACATATTGAGGCCGGAGAACTCGGAGACGTTGCCACAGAAGCGCTCTCAGAGATTGATGGTTAG
- a CDS encoding helix-turn-helix domain-containing protein — MSHSPPRSGQPPIQQLQTVVDLLETPALAQIYAHILQHGPITVSEIVDELDIPQGTAYDYVQNLETAALVEKTREQRPYEYDAESIALTLSTDGETQTITPALIAAVARRDEDEDIDVYIERHSLDGLAVALEYASEYVDGTVNHRIAARELDLSPLEAEIILQALEPVATEYADATA, encoded by the coding sequence ATGTCGCACTCACCTCCCCGGTCGGGCCAGCCACCCATTCAGCAGCTTCAGACGGTCGTCGATCTTCTCGAGACGCCGGCACTCGCTCAGATTTACGCCCATATTTTGCAGCACGGTCCCATCACCGTTTCCGAGATCGTCGACGAACTCGATATCCCACAGGGGACCGCCTACGACTACGTCCAGAACCTCGAAACGGCTGCCTTAGTGGAGAAAACTCGTGAGCAGCGCCCGTACGAATATGACGCCGAGTCGATTGCACTCACGCTCTCGACGGATGGTGAAACCCAAACGATCACGCCGGCACTTATCGCTGCGGTTGCCCGCCGTGATGAGGATGAAGACATTGATGTCTACATCGAGCGCCATAGCCTCGACGGTCTTGCTGTCGCCCTCGAGTACGCCTCCGAGTACGTTGATGGCACGGTTAACCACCGGATTGCAGCCCGGGAACTTGACCTCTCACCGCTTGAAGCCGAGATCATCCTCCAGGCGCTGGAACCGGTTGCTACCGAATACGCCGACGCAACTGCATGA
- a CDS encoding ParA family protein, which translates to MSGSDSKNSIDRTNSPNSPYDSVQTDGNSRAVSVCMLKGGVGKSTIAVNLARQLAAHEHDVLLIDLDPNGHASVGLGFNDQYHNTEETIGDVFFNDADPTSVVYDTSYGFDILPSSEDLEQVEREIVVGDVFQPSALLKREVVDPLLGDTYDYIVTDSPAYRSRLTDNALVATANLVLPLAPGNEAMAGLERTIERQISPLRQHMDVDVLSLVPNMLSGRIDQQTQDRQLLERLNSHDNLQDRIPNFARITDWEAVDAGDLKPSPGIRDRTSITKAYGERKPLLDYDPDCDQLQCFDELAHIVEAGEVVRHV; encoded by the coding sequence ATGAGTGGCTCAGATAGCAAGAATAGCATAGATAGAACGAATAGCCCAAATAGCCCATATGATTCGGTACAGACCGATGGGAACTCTCGGGCTGTTTCGGTGTGTATGCTGAAGGGAGGCGTCGGCAAATCGACGATTGCGGTCAACCTCGCCCGACAACTGGCCGCACACGAACACGATGTCCTCCTCATCGATCTTGACCCGAACGGCCACGCGTCCGTGGGGCTGGGGTTTAACGACCAATACCACAACACCGAGGAAACCATCGGCGACGTCTTCTTCAACGATGCTGACCCGACTTCAGTTGTCTACGATACCAGCTATGGGTTCGATATCCTCCCGTCCAGCGAAGACTTAGAACAGGTCGAGCGGGAGATCGTCGTCGGCGACGTATTCCAACCCTCTGCGCTGCTCAAACGGGAAGTCGTCGACCCACTCCTTGGGGACACGTACGATTATATCGTCACAGATTCGCCGGCGTACCGTTCCCGACTCACGGACAACGCGCTCGTCGCGACGGCGAACTTGGTGCTTCCGCTCGCCCCGGGGAACGAGGCGATGGCCGGCTTGGAGCGAACCATCGAGCGACAGATCTCACCGCTTCGGCAGCATATGGACGTCGACGTTCTGTCACTGGTTCCGAACATGTTGAGCGGCCGTATCGACCAGCAGACTCAAGATCGACAGCTCCTCGAACGTCTCAACTCGCACGATAACCTCCAGGACCGCATCCCGAACTTTGCGCGGATTACGGACTGGGAGGCTGTCGACGCCGGCGATCTCAAACCCTCACCGGGCATCCGTGACCGTACCAGCATCACAAAGGCCTATGGCGAGCGCAAACCCCTGCTGGACTACGACCCTGACTGTGACCAGTTGCAGTGTTTCGACGAGTTGGCGCACATCGTCGAGGCAGGTGAGGTGGTCCGCCATGTCTGA